One region of Octopus sinensis linkage group LG30, ASM634580v1, whole genome shotgun sequence genomic DNA includes:
- the LOC115226438 gene encoding zinc finger protein 2 homolog isoform X2, producing the protein MPNETGKSSYHCDICNKSFSGSSNLIIHERIHTGEKPYQCNICGKSFSENGNLTKHKRIHTGEKPYHCDVCGKSFSLNHNLTKHKRIHTGEKPYHCVFCGKSFSQKSHLIRHNRIHTGEKPYQCDICGTSVPQNYTLTQHKRIHTGEKPYHCYICGKSFSGSSHLTTHIRIHTGEKPYHCDICGKSFCHGNTLTNHKRIHTGEKPYHCDMCDKSFSENGHLTMHKRIHLGEKPYHCDICGKSFSQNGNLTRHIRIHTGDKPYHCDVCGKVFSHGNTLTIHKHIHTKG; encoded by the exons aTGCCAAATGAAACTGGAAAATcatcatatcactgtgatatttgcaaTAAATCATTTTCTGGAAGTAGTAACTTAATTATACAcgagcgtattcatacaggagagaagccatatcagtgtaataTCTGTGGGAAATCCTTCTCTGAAAATGGTAACTTGACTAAac acaaacgcattcatacaggagagaaaccatatcactgtgatgtctgtggtaaa tCATTCTCTTTAAATCATAATTTAacaaaacacaaacgtattcatacaggagagaagccataccactgtgttttctgtggtaaatcattctctcaaaaaagccACTTAATTAGACATaaccgtattcatacaggagagaaaccttatcagtgtgatatctgtggtacatcAGTTCCTCAGAATTATACCTTAACtcagcacaaacgtattcatactggagagaaaccatatcactgttatatctgtggaaaatcattctctggaagtagCCATTTGACTACTCACATAcggattcatacaggagagaagccatatcattgtgatatctgtggtaaatcattttgtCATGGTAACACCTTAACTaaccataaacgtattcatactggagagaaaccatatcactgtgatatgtgTGATAAATCTTTCTCTGAAAATGGACATCTGACtatgcacaaacgtattcatttaggagagaaaccatatcactgtgatatctgtggaaaatcattctcacaaaatggTAACTTAACCagacatatacgtattcatacaggagataagccgtatcactgtgatgtaTGTGGTAAAGTATTCTCTCATGGAAATAccttaactatacacaaacacattcatacaaaagGATAG
- the LOC115226668 gene encoding zinc finger protein OZF-like, whose protein sequence is MENVNHLDTSTSAVFNNIDTVTQTYNDEKLLWSETLTTQGSLYGNIPEYSCDTCGKTFLLENDLSTHKEIHNREKPFHCEVCGQSFVTNSYLTSHIRTHTGEKPFHCEICGKSFSHNSTLVVHIRMHTGERPYHCDICGKAFADNSNLVGHRRIHTGEKRFDCDICGKSFIFKSDFNRHKRIHTGEKPFSCELCGDSFSDNSSLVRHRRIHTGEKRFHCEICAKSFAFNSDLNRHKRVHNGERPYHCEVCAKSFSDNSSLLVHRRIHTGEKRFDCEICSKSFITSSDLTRHKRIHTGEKPYHCDVCGKSFITNGHLKRHKIMHTGVKNYHCEICGKSCTRNSHLVSHIRSHTGEKPFHCEVCGKSFTQNSKLNLHKRIHTGEKLFHCEVCGKSFVFNSDFNRHKRTHAVGKSHHGETFGKSFTQSSCLVTHSCIHTGEKPYLCEICGNLAS, encoded by the coding sequence ATGGAAAACGTTAATCACCTGGATACGTCTACctcggcagtttttaacaatatTGATACagttacacagacatacaacgaCGAGAAACTTTTATGGAGTGAAACACTAACCACTCAAGGTTCATTGTATGGAAATATTCCTGAATATAGCTGTGATACTTGTGGGAAAACTTTCCTTTTAGAAAACGATTTGTCCACGCACAAGGAAATACACAATAGGGAAAAACCCTTTCACTGTGAAGTGTGTGGGCAATCTTTTGTAACTAACAGTTATTTAACAAGCCACATTAGGACTCATACGGGTGAAAAACCCTtccattgtgaaatctgtggtaaatcattctcgcaTAATTCCACTCTTGTAGTTCATATACGAATGCACACGGGAGAGAGACCCTATCATTGTGACATATGCGGAAAGGCGTTCGCTGATAATTCTAATCTCGTCGGTCATCGGAGAATCCACACGGGAGAAAAACGATtcgattgtgatatctgtggcaagtccTTTATCTTTAAAAGCGATTTTAACAGACACAAACGAATCCACACGGGGGAGAAACCCTTTTCTTGTGAATTATGCGGGGACTCGTTCTCCGATAACTCCAGTCTTGTACGCCACCGAAGAATCCATACGGGAGAAAAACGGTTCCACTGCGAAATATGCGCGAAGTCTTTTGCCTTTAATAGCGATTTGAACAGACATAAAAGGGTTCACAACGGAGAAAGGCCCTACCATTGCGAAGTATGCGCAAAATCGTTCTCTGATAATTCCAGCCTCTTGGTTCACCGAAGGATTCATACGGGAGAAAAGCGATTTGATTGCGAAATATGTAGCAAATCTTTTATTACCAGCAGCGATTTAACCAGGCATAAACgaattcatactggggaaaaaccttatcattgtgatgtGTGCGGTAAGTCTTTCATCACGAATGGTCACTTGAAAAGACACAAAATTATGCATACAGGAGTGAAAAActatcattgtgaaatctgtggcaaatcatGCACTCGGAATTCTCATCTTGTTAGCCACATACGTAGTCACACCGGAGAGAAACCGTTCCATTGCGAAGTGTGTGGCAAGTCCTTCACGCAGAATTCTAAACTTAACctccacaaacgtattcatacaggtgaaaaactcTTCCACTGTGAGGTGTGCGGAAAGTCGTTCGTCTTCAACAGTGATTTCAATCGACACAAAAGGACGCACGCAGTGGGGAAATCCCACCATGGCGAAACGTTTGGGAAATCCTTCACTCAGTCTTCTTGTCTTGTTACCCACAGTTGTATccacactggagaaaaaccatatctttGTGAAATATGCGGGAATCTTGCGTCATAA
- the LOC115226438 gene encoding zinc finger protein 271-like isoform X1, whose product MPNETGKSSYHCDICNKSFSGSSNLIIHERIHTGEKPYQCNICGKSFSENGNLTKHKRIHTGEKPYHCDVCGKSFSENGALITHKHIHTGEKLFRCDICDKSFSLNHNLTKHKRIHTGEKPYHCVFCGKSFSQKSHLIRHNRIHTGEKPYQCDICGTSVPQNYTLTQHKRIHTGEKPYHCYICGKSFSGSSHLTTHIRIHTGEKPYHCDICGKSFCHGNTLTNHKRIHTGEKPYHCDMCDKSFSENGHLTMHKRIHLGEKPYHCDICGKSFSQNGNLTRHIRIHTGDKPYHCDVCGKVFSHGNTLTIHKHIHTKG is encoded by the exons aTGCCAAATGAAACTGGAAAATcatcatatcactgtgatatttgcaaTAAATCATTTTCTGGAAGTAGTAACTTAATTATACAcgagcgtattcatacaggagagaagccatatcagtgtaataTCTGTGGGAAATCCTTCTCTGAAAATGGTAACTTGACTAAac acaaacgcattcatacaggagagaaaccatatcactgtgatgtctgtggtaaatcattctctgaaaatggtgCCTTgattacacacaagcacattcatacaggagagaagttatttcgctgtgatatttgtgataagtCATTCTCTTTAAATCATAATTTAacaaaacacaaacgtattcatacaggagagaagccataccactgtgttttctgtggtaaatcattctctcaaaaaagccACTTAATTAGACATaaccgtattcatacaggagagaaaccttatcagtgtgatatctgtggtacatcAGTTCCTCAGAATTATACCTTAACtcagcacaaacgtattcatactggagagaaaccatatcactgttatatctgtggaaaatcattctctggaagtagCCATTTGACTACTCACATAcggattcatacaggagagaagccatatcattgtgatatctgtggtaaatcattttgtCATGGTAACACCTTAACTaaccataaacgtattcatactggagagaaaccatatcactgtgatatgtgTGATAAATCTTTCTCTGAAAATGGACATCTGACtatgcacaaacgtattcatttaggagagaaaccatatcactgtgatatctgtggaaaatcattctcacaaaatggTAACTTAACCagacatatacgtattcatacaggagataagccgtatcactgtgatgtaTGTGGTAAAGTATTCTCTCATGGAAATAccttaactatacacaaacacattcatacaaaagGATAG
- the LOC115226439 gene encoding oocyte zinc finger protein XlCOF6.1-like isoform X2: MEIVKFLDSVNTTVFNDIDTFTQSDRDEELVDKNVPEYFCEICKKIFSSEHEVFTHKEIIHNKEKTFCCQICGKYFLKNSDLTKHKRTHTGEKPFHCGICGKSFADNSTLVVHIRSHTGEKPYHCGICGKYFLKNGDLTKHRRIHTGEKPFHCGVCGKSFAQNSTLVLHTRSHTGEKPFHCEICGKSFISNSDLTRHCRVHTGEKPYNCGMCGKSFVNNSLLVAHRKIHTGEKLFDCEICGKTFITNSLLKTHKKIHSGEKPFHCGICGKSFVHNTDVNRHVKVHTGEKPFRCEICERYFVTKSDLTKHKRIHTGEKPYHCDVCGKSFVYNSLLAVHKRSHSGEKPYCCQICGKSFVQNTDLSRHKRTHTGEKPFYCEICGKSFLDKSNLVVHERTHMKQKLYH, translated from the exons ATGGAGATCGTTAAATTCTTGGACTCTGTTAACACAACTGTTTTTAACGATATAGATACTTTTACGCAGTCAGACAGGGACGAGGAACTTGTTGACAAAAATGTTCCTGAATATTTCTGTGAGATTTGTAAGAAAATATTCTCTTCAGAACATGAGGTTTTCACACATAAAGAAATAATACACAACAAGGAAAAAACTTTTTGCTGTCAAATATGCGGAAAGTATTTTCTCAAGAACAGTGATTTAACAAAACACAAACGGACACACACGGGAGAGAAACCTTTCCACTGTGGAATTTGCGGAAAATCGTTCGCGGATAATTCTACTCTTGTAGTTCACATACGTagtcatactggagagaagccgtatcattgTGGAATTTGcggaaaatattttctgaagaacGGGGATTTAACAAAACACAGAAGAATCCACACGGGAGAAAAACCTTTCCACTGTGGAGTTTGTGGAAAATCTTTCGCCCAAAATTCCACGCTTGTACTACACACTCGGAgtcatactggagaaaagccttttcattgtgaaatctgtggaaaaTCTTTTATCTCCAATAGCGATTTAACACGACACTGTAGGGTCCACACTGGCGAAAAACCCTACAACTGTGGGATGTGTGGAAAATCATTCGTTAATAACTCCCTTCTTGTTGCTCACAGAAAAATACATACCGGGGAAAAGCTGTTTGATTGTGAAATATGTGGCAAAACTTTTATCACTAACAGTCTGTTGAAAACACATAAAAAGATACATTCTGGGGAAAAGCCTTTCCACTGTGGAATTTGCGGAAAATCATTTGTCCATAACACTGATGTGAACAGACATGTAAAAgta CACACTGGAGAAAAGCCATTTCGTTGCGAAATATGTGAGAGATATTTTGTCACTAAAAGCGATTTGACCAAACATAAACGAATCCATACTGGAGAAAAGCCGTATCACTGCGACGTGTGTGGAAAATCTTTTGTTTATAATTCTCTTCTTGCAGTTCACAAAAGATCTCACTCTGGAGAGAAACCGTATTGTTGTCAAATCTGTGGAAAATCTTTCGTCCAGAACACTGATCTAAGCAGACACAAACGAACCCACACCGGGGAAAAACCGTTCTactgtgaaatttgtgggaaatcATTCTTGGATAAATCTAATCTCGTTGTTCATGAACGTACTCACATGAAACAAAAACTATatcattaa
- the LOC115226439 gene encoding oocyte zinc finger protein XlCOF6.1-like isoform X1 yields MEIVKFLDSVNTTVFNDIDTFTQSDRDEELVDKNVPEYFCEICKKIFSSEHEVFTHKEIIHNKEKTFCCQICGKYFLKNSDLTKHKRTHTGEKPFHCGICGKSFADNSTLVVHIRSHTGEKPYHCGICGKYFLKNGDLTKHRRIHTGEKPFHCGVCGKSFAQNSTLVLHTRSHTGEKPFHCEICGKSFISNSDLTRHCRVHTGEKPYNCGMCGKSFVNNSLLVAHRKIHTGEKLFDCEICGKTFITNSLLKTHKKIHSGEKPFHCGICGKSFVHNTDVNRHVKVHTGEKPFHCGICGKSFTQNSSLLVHKRSHTGEKPFRCEICERYFVTKSDLTKHKRIHTGEKPYHCDVCGKSFVYNSLLAVHKRSHSGEKPYCCQICGKSFVQNTDLSRHKRTHTGEKPFYCEICGKSFLDKSNLVVHERTHMKQKLYH; encoded by the coding sequence ATGGAGATCGTTAAATTCTTGGACTCTGTTAACACAACTGTTTTTAACGATATAGATACTTTTACGCAGTCAGACAGGGACGAGGAACTTGTTGACAAAAATGTTCCTGAATATTTCTGTGAGATTTGTAAGAAAATATTCTCTTCAGAACATGAGGTTTTCACACATAAAGAAATAATACACAACAAGGAAAAAACTTTTTGCTGTCAAATATGCGGAAAGTATTTTCTCAAGAACAGTGATTTAACAAAACACAAACGGACACACACGGGAGAGAAACCTTTCCACTGTGGAATTTGCGGAAAATCGTTCGCGGATAATTCTACTCTTGTAGTTCACATACGTagtcatactggagagaagccgtatcattgTGGAATTTGcggaaaatattttctgaagaacGGGGATTTAACAAAACACAGAAGAATCCACACGGGAGAAAAACCTTTCCACTGTGGAGTTTGTGGAAAATCTTTCGCCCAAAATTCCACGCTTGTACTACACACTCGGAgtcatactggagaaaagccttttcattgtgaaatctgtggaaaaTCTTTTATCTCCAATAGCGATTTAACACGACACTGTAGGGTCCACACTGGCGAAAAACCCTACAACTGTGGGATGTGTGGAAAATCATTCGTTAATAACTCCCTTCTTGTTGCTCACAGAAAAATACATACCGGGGAAAAGCTGTTTGATTGTGAAATATGTGGCAAAACTTTTATCACTAACAGTCTGTTGAAAACACATAAAAAGATACATTCTGGGGAAAAGCCTTTCCACTGTGGAATTTGCGGAAAATCATTTGTCCATAACACTGATGTGAACAGACATGTAAAAgtacatacaggagaaaaacctttCCACTGTGGAATTTGTGGGAAGTCTTTCACTCAGAATTCTAGTCTTTTAGTTCACAAACGTAGTCACACTGGAGAAAAGCCATTTCGTTGCGAAATATGTGAGAGATATTTTGTCACTAAAAGCGATTTGACCAAACATAAACGAATCCATACTGGAGAAAAGCCGTATCACTGCGACGTGTGTGGAAAATCTTTTGTTTATAATTCTCTTCTTGCAGTTCACAAAAGATCTCACTCTGGAGAGAAACCGTATTGTTGTCAAATCTGTGGAAAATCTTTCGTCCAGAACACTGATCTAAGCAGACACAAACGAACCCACACCGGGGAAAAACCGTTCTactgtgaaatttgtgggaaatcATTCTTGGATAAATCTAATCTCGTTGTTCATGAACGTACTCACATGAAACAAAAACTATatcattaa